In Rhodovulum sulfidophilum DSM 1374, the following are encoded in one genomic region:
- a CDS encoding TRAP transporter small permease encodes MPDRPGGQPPFSALRGPVPKALSAALRALRRLVDGAALLLLGYMALAVLVQIIGRYVFNYSIAWSEETATFAQIWLALLGAGIAMRHNQHVGVDFLILKAPLQVQRVFNLAAFALGAWFLGVVVVGSVSMVGIGLIVKSPALRMPMAIPYSALPVGFAYFLLEFALSSLPRILRPGHDPLEETGI; translated from the coding sequence GTGCCAGACCGACCGGGCGGACAGCCCCCCTTTTCGGCCCTTCGCGGCCCCGTCCCGAAAGCCCTTTCGGCCGCGCTCCGGGCATTGCGACGCCTCGTCGACGGCGCGGCGCTGCTGCTTCTGGGATACATGGCGCTGGCGGTCCTGGTGCAGATCATCGGGCGTTATGTCTTCAACTATTCCATCGCCTGGAGCGAGGAGACCGCCACCTTCGCGCAGATCTGGCTGGCCCTGCTGGGGGCGGGGATCGCGATGCGCCACAACCAGCATGTGGGCGTCGATTTCCTGATCCTGAAGGCGCCGCTGCAGGTGCAGCGGGTGTTCAACCTCGCGGCTTTCGCGCTGGGCGCCTGGTTTCTCGGTGTCGTCGTGGTGGGCTCGGTCTCGATGGTGGGCATCGGCCTGATCGTCAAATCGCCCGCGCTGCGCATGCCGATGGCCATTCCCTATTCGGCGCTGCCGGTGGGCTTTGCCTATTTCCTGCTCGAATTCGCCCTTTCCAGCCTGCCGCGCATCCTGAGGCCCGGCCATGACCCGCTCGAGGAGACCGGCATATGA
- a CDS encoding TRAP transporter large permease — MIWAVGGFLLLLISGIPIVLALGIAALAAIELSTSAPISIVAQRVYGGIQSFTLMAIPFFVASGLLMEAGGIARRFVNLAGAMVGWITGSLYMVSVVTGTGLAAISGSGSADTAAISAVMVPEMKKRRYDIDLAAAIIAASGSLASIIPPSIVMIVIAVTSSQSIGAMFLGGIVPGLIVMVGLMLGAWLFARRGGEAYRDGAPFTFARLAHAFRDAAPGMIVPVVIIGGIVGGVFTATEAACVALFTTLIVTMFIYKELKPRDLPRILLKAISLSATVLIVIATASVFTWIIATEGLPAMLSGWLTGITDNPIAFLLIVNLLLLVVGMFMESISAVLILLPILLPIARSYGIDPVQFGIITALNLSIGLITPPYGICLYVAASVAGRRIEQVSRRIWLPFLCMLVALMLVTFVPAVSLWLPALMMN; from the coding sequence ATGATCTGGGCCGTCGGTGGTTTTCTCCTGCTTCTGATCTCGGGCATTCCGATCGTGCTGGCCCTCGGCATCGCGGCGCTGGCGGCGATCGAGCTGTCGACCTCCGCGCCGATCTCGATCGTGGCCCAGCGCGTCTATGGCGGCATCCAGTCCTTCACCCTGATGGCCATTCCCTTCTTCGTGGCCTCGGGCCTGCTGATGGAGGCCGGCGGCATCGCCCGGCGCTTCGTCAATCTGGCGGGCGCCATGGTCGGCTGGATCACCGGCAGCCTCTACATGGTCTCGGTCGTCACCGGCACCGGGCTGGCCGCGATCTCGGGCTCGGGCTCGGCCGATACCGCCGCGATCAGCGCGGTGATGGTGCCCGAGATGAAGAAGCGCCGCTACGACATCGACCTGGCGGCGGCGATCATCGCCGCCTCGGGCTCGCTGGCCTCGATCATCCCGCCCTCGATCGTGATGATCGTGATCGCCGTCACCTCGAGCCAGTCGATCGGCGCGATGTTCCTCGGCGGCATCGTCCCGGGCCTGATCGTCATGGTCGGGCTGATGCTGGGCGCCTGGCTCTTCGCCCGGCGCGGCGGCGAGGCCTATCGCGACGGCGCGCCCTTCACCTTCGCCCGGCTTGCCCATGCCTTCCGCGACGCGGCCCCCGGCATGATCGTGCCCGTGGTCATCATCGGCGGCATCGTCGGCGGCGTCTTCACCGCGACCGAGGCCGCCTGCGTGGCGCTCTTCACCACCCTGATCGTGACCATGTTCATCTACAAGGAGCTGAAACCCCGCGATCTGCCGCGGATCCTGCTGAAGGCGATCAGCCTGTCGGCGACGGTGCTGATCGTCATCGCGACAGCCTCCGTCTTCACCTGGATCATCGCGACCGAGGGCCTGCCGGCGATGCTGAGCGGCTGGCTGACCGGCATCACCGACAACCCCATTGCCTTCCTGCTGATCGTCAACCTGCTGCTGCTGGTCGTCGGCATGTTCATGGAAAGCATCTCGGCGGTCCTGATCCTGTTGCCGATCCTGCTGCCCATCGCGCGCAGCTACGGCATCGACCCGGTGCAATTCGGCATCATCACCGCGCTGAACCTCTCGATCGGGCTGATCACGCCGCCCTACGGCATCTGCCTCTACGTCGCCGCCTCGGTGGCCGGACGGCGGATCGAGCAGGTCTCGCGCCGGATCTGGCTGCCCTTCCTGTGCATGCTGGTCGCGCTGATGCTGGTGACCTTCGTGCCGGCCGTCTCGCTGTGGCTGCCCGCGCTGATGATGAACTGA